A genomic stretch from Sulfurihydrogenibium azorense Az-Fu1 includes:
- a CDS encoding IS982 family transposase, whose product MTFRDYIINVYILTDEILKLIKHKHKTNKPKFSDVELITLIIFSMSYRKGDYKITLKEFKENYNDLFPYVPQLPAIVKRAKKLYKLAQVISIILTNLFSEKITTVYIADTKPIPVCKNQRMKRNKKVSGKLYKGNNAAREWFGFKIRLIVDYYKRPIGYEIIPASKHDINFLKEVKEDSVLIDILNKGTIIADKAFNSKDLKEEFKSLGIELEAIRKKGKVHHKQKDKQEFLKRVRKRIETVFSKLYYMGIEDIRAVSLEGFKAKINFFILALSFATCLGLF is encoded by the coding sequence ATGACTTTTAGAGATTATATCATAAACGTTTATATTCTGACAGATGAAATCCTAAAACTCATAAAACATAAACATAAAACAAATAAGCCTAAATTCTCTGATGTAGAGCTTATAACTCTCATCATATTTTCTATGAGCTATAGAAAAGGTGATTACAAAATAACACTTAAGGAATTTAAAGAGAATTACAATGACCTTTTCCCTTATGTTCCTCAATTACCAGCAATAGTAAAAAGAGCTAAAAAACTATATAAACTTGCTCAAGTAATCTCAATCATTCTTACAAATTTATTTTCTGAGAAGATAACCACAGTATACATAGCAGATACAAAACCAATACCTGTTTGTAAAAATCAAAGAATGAAAAGAAACAAGAAAGTTTCTGGTAAGTTATACAAAGGAAACAATGCAGCAAGAGAATGGTTTGGTTTTAAAATAAGATTAATAGTGGATTATTACAAAAGACCGATAGGATATGAGATTATTCCAGCTTCAAAGCATGATATAAACTTTTTAAAGGAAGTAAAAGAGGACAGTGTTTTGATAGATATATTAAACAAAGGGACAATAATAGCAGACAAAGCTTTTAATTCAAAGGATTTAAAAGAAGAATTTAAGAGTTTAGGAATAGAGTTAGAGGCTATAAGAAAGAAGGGGAAAGTACATCACAAACAAAAGGATAAACAAGAGTTTTTAAAGAGAGTAAGGAAGAGAATAGAGACAGTATTTAGCAAGTTATACTATATGGGAATAGAGGATATCAGGGCAGTATCTTTAGAAGGATTTAAAGCTAAGATAAACTTCTTCATTTTAGCTTTAAGTTTTGCTACTTGTCTTGGTTTGTTTTAA
- a CDS encoding IS481 family transposase — protein MTTLFPKKLSNKIKDIPLTKEAKKRLKWIQHYQDTKNISKTCRYFGISRTTFYKWFERYKKDGLEGLLDRPKTPKNTRKPTIRNQYREQIIKVRKQNPTWSKEKISAYLQEEKNIKVSPSTVYKVLKEEGLIERTKSIKIQNKRKKSIKKKRTKRGLQAQAPGDVVQIDVKHLNIAGATYYQFTAIDKYSRFCFARVYESKNSKKTKEFYIELNEYFEFEIKRVQTDNGSEFLGEFNKYLTDIGVEHYFSYPRSPKTNGVVERLIRTIEEELWLIEGLDYTLEEMNKKLRKYVRKYNFIRPHHSLGYKRPADIVYGV, from the coding sequence ATGACAACACTCTTTCCTAAAAAACTATCAAACAAGATTAAAGACATTCCTTTAACAAAAGAAGCCAAAAAAAGACTAAAATGGATACAGCACTACCAAGATACAAAAAATATATCCAAAACCTGCAGATACTTCGGAATATCAAGAACTACCTTCTATAAATGGTTTGAAAGATACAAAAAAGACGGACTTGAAGGACTTCTTGATAGACCTAAAACACCAAAAAACACAAGAAAACCAACTATAAGAAATCAGTACAGAGAACAAATAATAAAAGTCAGGAAACAAAACCCAACTTGGAGCAAAGAAAAAATATCGGCATATCTACAAGAAGAAAAAAACATAAAAGTATCACCATCTACAGTGTATAAAGTATTAAAAGAAGAAGGATTAATAGAGAGAACAAAATCAATTAAAATACAAAACAAAAGAAAAAAGAGTATAAAGAAGAAAAGGACAAAAAGAGGCTTGCAAGCACAAGCCCCAGGGGATGTAGTACAAATAGACGTAAAACACCTGAACATCGCAGGTGCAACATATTACCAATTCACAGCTATAGATAAGTATAGCAGATTTTGTTTTGCACGGGTATATGAAAGTAAAAATTCAAAGAAAACAAAAGAATTTTATATTGAGTTAAATGAGTATTTTGAATTTGAGATAAAGAGGGTACAAACAGATAACGGGAGTGAGTTTTTAGGGGAGTTTAACAAGTATTTAACGGATATAGGAGTGGAGCATTACTTTAGCTATCCAAGGAGTCCAAAGACTAATGGTGTTGTAGAAAGATTGATAAGGACAATAGAAGAGGAGTTATGGTTGATAGAGGGATTAGATTACACATTAGAGGAGATGAATAAGAAGTTAAGGAAGTATGTAAGGAAGTACAATTTTATAAGGCCACATCATTCTTTAGGATACAAAAGACCAGCAGACATTGTTTATGGAGTATGA
- a CDS encoding endonuclease III domain-containing protein has translation MANFTEKELIDRLKKHFPQPWIDLNFENPYQLTVATILAAQSTDKKVNQITPIFFKKFPTPQDVAKAPLEEIEEIIKSINYYKRKAKLIKECCKKVVEEFGGKIPDNMEEYPFA, from the coding sequence ATGGCTAATTTTACAGAGAAAGAATTAATAGATAGGTTAAAAAAACACTTTCCACAACCTTGGATAGATTTAAACTTTGAAAATCCTTACCAGTTAACAGTTGCAACAATTTTAGCAGCCCAATCTACAGATAAAAAAGTAAATCAAATAACACCTATTTTCTTTAAAAAATTTCCCACACCACAAGATGTAGCAAAAGCACCTTTAGAAGAGATAGAAGAAATAATCAAATCTATAAACTACTACAAAAGAAAAGCAAAATTAATAAAAGAGTGTTGTAAAAAAGTCGTTGAAGAGTTTGGAGGAAAAATCCCAGACAATATGGAAGAGTATCCCTTTGCATAG
- a CDS encoding 5'-3' exonuclease: protein MDKKLLLVDGSSYLYRAYYALPPLSAPDGTPTGAIYGFVRMLLKLISTFNTPYIAVVFDRPEKTVRHKIYKEYKATRKETPNDLQVQIPKIKEIIKLLGIKILEIPGYEADDIIATLSKKAENRSFEVIIVTPDKDMNQLIDQHIKIFNPMKEEIVDTQKVIEKYGVSPQQFIDYLVLVGDSIDNIPGIKGVGPKTAASLLQEFGSIDRILENKDKLKGKLKESFAAVSKEDIQLVRSLVKLHQDIDIPVEIESLKKDKPDLIKLKEIFEKLGFKSLIKEIEKPNLEKKQTIVQKSLF from the coding sequence ATGGATAAAAAACTTTTACTTGTAGATGGATCTTCTTACTTATATAGAGCTTACTATGCCCTTCCACCTCTTTCAGCTCCTGATGGAACACCTACAGGTGCAATTTACGGTTTTGTAAGAATGCTTTTAAAACTTATATCAACCTTTAACACTCCCTATATTGCTGTAGTTTTTGACCGTCCAGAAAAAACGGTAAGACACAAAATATACAAAGAGTATAAAGCCACAAGAAAAGAGACTCCAAACGACCTTCAAGTCCAAATCCCAAAAATAAAAGAAATAATAAAACTTTTAGGAATAAAAATATTAGAAATCCCCGGATACGAAGCTGACGATATAATAGCCACTTTATCTAAAAAAGCAGAAAATCGTAGTTTTGAAGTTATAATAGTTACTCCAGACAAAGATATGAATCAGCTTATAGATCAACATATAAAAATATTTAACCCTATGAAAGAAGAGATAGTAGATACCCAAAAAGTCATTGAAAAATACGGTGTTAGTCCTCAGCAGTTTATAGATTACTTGGTTCTTGTAGGAGACAGTATAGACAACATTCCCGGAATAAAAGGAGTAGGCCCTAAAACAGCGGCTTCTTTACTTCAAGAGTTTGGAAGTATCGATAGGATATTAGAAAATAAGGACAAATTAAAAGGAAAATTAAAAGAAAGTTTTGCAGCTGTATCAAAAGAAGATATACAGTTAGTTAGGTCTTTAGTAAAACTACATCAAGATATTGATATTCCCGTAGAAATAGAATCTTTAAAGAAAGATAAGCCGGATCTAATAAAATTAAAGGAAATTTTTGAAAAATTAGGATTTAAATCATTGATAAAAGAGATAGAAAAACCTAATTTAGAAAAAAAACAAACGATAGTACAAAAAAGTTTATTCTAA
- the hemB gene encoding porphobilinogen synthase: MGFPINRYRRLRKNENIRRLVRETTLSVDDLIYPIFIEDGQNIKKEIPSMPGIYRWSLDRINEELDEVVSLGIPAVLLFGIPSYKDEVGSDTWNDEGIIQRAIKHIKKNYPNLYVITDVCFCEYTSHGHCGVLHNHDVDNDLTLENTRKQVISHAKAGADMVAPSGMMDGVVKTIREALDSAGFYDIPIMAYSAKYASSYYGPFREAADSTPAFGDRRTYQMDPANRLEALREVALDIEEGADIVMVKPALAYLDIIRDIKNNFNIPLAAYNVSGEYSMIKAAGKLGWIDEKKVMMETLTSIKRAGSDIIITYFAKEVARILKNG, translated from the coding sequence ATGGGTTTTCCTATAAACAGGTATAGAAGATTAAGAAAAAATGAAAATATTCGCCGTTTAGTAAGGGAAACAACCCTTTCTGTAGATGATCTAATTTATCCCATTTTTATAGAAGATGGTCAAAACATTAAAAAAGAGATACCTTCTATGCCCGGAATTTACCGGTGGTCGTTAGATAGAATTAACGAAGAGCTTGATGAAGTAGTATCCCTTGGCATTCCTGCTGTTTTACTTTTTGGTATTCCTTCCTACAAAGATGAAGTAGGCTCTGATACATGGAACGATGAAGGTATAATCCAAAGAGCAATAAAACATATAAAGAAAAACTATCCTAATCTTTATGTAATAACTGATGTGTGTTTTTGTGAGTATACTTCCCACGGTCATTGTGGTGTTTTACATAATCATGATGTTGACAACGATTTGACCCTTGAAAATACAAGAAAACAAGTTATATCCCACGCAAAGGCAGGAGCTGATATGGTAGCTCCATCTGGAATGATGGACGGAGTTGTAAAAACTATAAGAGAAGCTCTTGATTCTGCCGGATTTTATGATATTCCTATAATGGCTTACTCTGCAAAGTATGCATCATCTTACTATGGGCCTTTTAGAGAAGCTGCTGACTCAACACCTGCATTTGGAGATAGAAGAACTTACCAAATGGATCCTGCAAATAGATTAGAAGCTCTCAGAGAAGTAGCACTTGATATAGAAGAAGGTGCAGACATAGTAATGGTTAAACCTGCTTTAGCTTACTTAGATATAATAAGAGATATAAAAAACAACTTCAATATACCACTAGCGGCTTACAATGTAAGTGGTGAGTACTCAATGATAAAAGCAGCAGGAAAATTAGGATGGATAGATGAGAAGAAGGTTATGATGGAAACACTTACATCTATAAAGAGAGCCGGGTCTGACATAATAATTACATACTTTGCTAAAGAAGTTGCGAGAATACTAAAAAATGGATAA
- a CDS encoding YMGG-like glycine zipper-containing protein has protein sequence MKKVVALTLAGSILLASCAEYYRPSQSTYEGGLIGAITGATAGAILTQNNKWKGGVIGGVIGAIAGATIAEISKRGAVEAVQTGQPVRYQTEDGRAVYEAKPLGYDAKTRCHKVQEKIYENGKLVKDQIKEVCESEKVEQKY, from the coding sequence ATGAAAAAAGTAGTAGCGCTGACACTTGCAGGTTCAATTTTATTGGCAAGCTGTGCCGAATATTACAGACCTTCTCAGTCAACTTACGAAGGTGGATTAATAGGTGCCATAACAGGTGCTACAGCTGGTGCTATCTTAACACAAAATAACAAATGGAAAGGTGGTGTTATTGGTGGTGTTATCGGTGCAATTGCAGGAGCAACTATTGCTGAAATATCAAAAAGAGGAGCCGTAGAAGCAGTTCAAACCGGACAACCTGTAAGATACCAAACAGAAGATGGAAGGGCAGTTTATGAAGCAAAACCTTTAGGATATGACGCAAAAACAAGATGCCACAAAGTTCAAGAAAAGATATATGAAAACGGAAAACTTGTAAAAGACCAAATTAAAGAGGTGTGTGAATCTGAAAAAGTAGAACAAAAGTACTAA
- a CDS encoding RsmE family RNA methyltransferase: MSYPLFIGKFEGDFLVLTDDEYHHAVKVRRLKEGDKVEVNDLQGNIYLGEILKIEKNKALIKPIQKQDIKIPDYKITLYQCMPNQLSKIDDIIEPISQLGVDRFVPVLSKNSAVKQSDVEKKIQKWEKIALNSIKQCRRLYPVSIDKPVKLSNINSYDDLKVVFYEKEYERKTKDLIGKTFQNCSIVIGNEGGFKEDEINLLVDKGFLPLSLGNYILKMETAIIVGICQIKIILER; the protein is encoded by the coding sequence ATGAGTTATCCTTTATTTATCGGTAAGTTTGAAGGTGATTTTTTGGTTTTGACAGATGATGAGTATCATCATGCAGTTAAGGTCAGGAGACTGAAAGAAGGAGACAAAGTAGAGGTTAACGACCTTCAAGGCAACATATACTTAGGAGAAATCTTAAAGATTGAAAAAAACAAAGCATTAATCAAACCAATCCAAAAACAAGATATTAAAATCCCAGATTACAAAATAACACTTTATCAATGCATGCCAAACCAACTCTCAAAAATTGACGATATAATAGAGCCTATATCTCAACTTGGAGTAGATAGATTTGTCCCAGTTTTATCTAAAAACTCTGCAGTTAAACAGTCTGATGTAGAAAAAAAGATACAAAAGTGGGAAAAGATAGCTTTAAACTCTATAAAACAGTGTAGAAGACTATATCCAGTAAGTATTGACAAACCTGTAAAGTTAAGTAATATTAATAGTTATGATGACTTAAAAGTTGTTTTTTATGAAAAAGAATACGAAAGAAAAACAAAAGACCTAATAGGAAAAACTTTTCAAAACTGTAGCATAGTCATTGGGAATGAAGGTGGTTTTAAAGAAGATGAGATAAACCTACTGGTTGATAAAGGTTTTTTACCACTTAGTTTAGGAAACTATATATTAAAAATGGAAACTGCTATAATAGTAGGAATATGTCAGATTAAAATAATTTTAGAGAGGTGA
- a CDS encoding HEPN domain-containing protein, with amino-acid sequence MKTVAKEKALERLEIAHWQIEAGKINTLGSTLYFALFNYMQSILGEAPEGRWKHIGILKFFLKICTEKNYLDKLTLRKISKIYEDLYQYRLKADYLDEDLTEKEKRELIFIYEVVKEVINNGKN; translated from the coding sequence ATGAAAACTGTAGCTAAAGAAAAAGCTTTAGAAAGATTAGAGATAGCACACTGGCAAATAGAAGCTGGAAAAATAAACACTTTAGGCTCTACTTTATACTTTGCTTTATTTAATTACATGCAGTCTATTTTAGGTGAAGCTCCTGAAGGAAGATGGAAGCACATAGGAATATTAAAATTTTTTCTAAAAATCTGCACAGAAAAAAATTACTTAGATAAATTAACATTGAGAAAAATATCCAAAATTTATGAAGACTTATACCAATACAGATTAAAAGCCGACTATTTAGATGAAGATCTTACAGAAAAAGAAAAAAGAGAGCTTATATTTATATACGAAGTTGTAAAAGAGGTAATTAATAATGGCAAAAATTAA
- the dnaX gene encoding DNA polymerase III subunit gamma/tau: MVYEAFSRKYRPKSFKEVIGQDFVVKTLKNAVKLNRVSHAYIFAGPRGVGKTTIARILAKTLNCLNPQDFEPCNKCENCLEIEKGSFPDMYEIDAASNRGIDDIRTIRDNVNYQPIKGKYKIYIIDEAHMLTKEAFNALLKTLEEPPPKNIFILATTELYKIPETIKSRCQVFLFKPPTKSQIKAYLLRILENEKIPYEDQAVDLLSQELEGGMRDSASLLDQAVTYSEGRLTVKSVEEILGIVPLNYIKKALNYIKNQEVQPFIKLLDELEDLGYDLNIFWKELLTNLQKSLINIAMENPDEIFSQEDLKSLIYIKDMFNKAFIEARTFINPKDIYQVYILKLNYLDSIKSISQLLSGNIQLQKQTETKEEKATTPQTTEEKPKERAEEKKELPVEKIIAQIIKNEKVISVVIKEAEITQDENNIYIKLKNKEQEEILNAHIDLLKKYFPDKNIHTSAPQSKEKKKEKKRDEVVDKVLELFPGSKILTYKEKEEK; the protein is encoded by the coding sequence TTGGTTTACGAAGCATTTTCAAGAAAGTATAGACCTAAGTCTTTTAAAGAAGTTATAGGTCAGGATTTTGTAGTCAAAACCCTGAAAAACGCAGTCAAACTGAACAGAGTTTCCCATGCTTACATATTTGCTGGTCCAAGAGGTGTAGGAAAAACCACAATAGCCAGAATCCTCGCAAAAACCCTAAACTGCCTCAATCCCCAAGACTTTGAACCTTGCAACAAATGTGAAAACTGTTTAGAGATAGAAAAAGGCTCTTTCCCAGATATGTACGAGATAGACGCAGCTTCCAACCGTGGAATAGACGATATAAGAACCATAAGAGACAACGTAAACTACCAACCTATAAAAGGTAAGTACAAAATATACATAATAGACGAAGCCCATATGCTTACAAAAGAGGCATTTAATGCACTTTTAAAAACATTAGAAGAACCTCCACCAAAAAACATCTTTATCCTTGCAACTACTGAGCTGTATAAAATACCAGAGACAATAAAATCAAGATGTCAAGTCTTTTTATTCAAACCACCTACAAAATCCCAAATCAAAGCCTACTTACTCAGAATACTTGAAAACGAAAAAATACCCTACGAAGACCAAGCAGTTGATTTATTGTCCCAAGAGTTAGAAGGAGGTATGAGAGACTCTGCAAGTCTATTAGACCAAGCAGTTACTTATTCAGAAGGAAGACTAACAGTAAAATCTGTTGAAGAAATATTAGGTATAGTCCCTCTAAACTACATCAAAAAAGCCCTAAATTACATAAAAAATCAAGAAGTACAACCATTTATAAAACTGTTAGATGAACTTGAGGATCTTGGATACGACCTTAACATCTTTTGGAAAGAACTTTTAACAAACCTTCAAAAATCTCTTATCAACATTGCAATGGAAAACCCTGATGAAATATTCTCTCAAGAAGACCTAAAATCTCTCATTTACATAAAAGATATGTTTAACAAAGCATTTATCGAAGCAAGAACATTTATAAACCCAAAAGACATATACCAAGTTTACATACTCAAGCTAAACTACTTAGACTCTATAAAATCCATAAGTCAGCTCTTATCAGGAAATATACAACTACAAAAACAGACTGAAACAAAAGAAGAGAAAGCTACTACCCCTCAAACCACTGAAGAAAAGCCCAAAGAAAGAGCAGAAGAAAAAAAAGAATTACCAGTAGAAAAAATAATAGCCCAAATAATAAAAAACGAGAAAGTGATATCAGTAGTAATAAAAGAAGCTGAGATAACTCAAGATGAAAATAACATTTACATAAAACTCAAAAACAAAGAACAAGAAGAAATTTTAAATGCACATATTGATTTATTAAAAAAATACTTTCCTGATAAAAATATACACACATCAGCTCCCCAATCCAAAGAAAAAAAGAAAGAAAAAAAGAGAGATGAAGTCGTAGATAAAGTGTTAGAACTTTTCCCCGGCTCAAAAATACTAACCTACAAAGAAAAGGAGGAAAAATAG
- a CDS encoding YbaB/EbfC family nucleoid-associated protein, producing the protein MFNFGNLAELMKQFQMIKENVEKAKEELKKENVVVEVGGGMVKVVSNGLGEIVDIEIDKSLLNEQEYQVLKDLLISAVNEASDRSKELMTQKLTEASGLPSSFSKFGGLF; encoded by the coding sequence ATGTTTAACTTTGGAAATCTCGCAGAACTTATGAAACAGTTTCAAATGATAAAAGAAAATGTAGAAAAAGCAAAGGAAGAGTTAAAAAAAGAGAATGTAGTAGTAGAAGTTGGTGGAGGTATGGTAAAAGTAGTTAGTAATGGTCTTGGAGAAATAGTAGATATAGAGATTGATAAATCTCTTTTAAATGAACAAGAGTATCAAGTTTTAAAAGACCTTCTCATATCAGCTGTAAATGAAGCATCAGATAGGTCTAAAGAGTTAATGACACAAAAACTTACAGAAGCTTCAGGATTACCTTCAAGTTTCTCTAAATTTGGTGGTCTGTTTTGA
- the recR gene encoding recombination mediator RecR — translation MNYIPDILKKVIEDISNLPGYGEKSAQRLAINLLKLPRGEAVDLIKHIAQMLDKIHPCKECGIYTDQEICPICSSEERDKTHICVVEESFDAYAIEKTGKFKGVYHVLGGRLSPLEGIGPEKLNIKTLIERIKKYQVKEVIIATNPTVEGEATGNYIYNLLKKYPLNITRLAYGLPFGSVLENADDFTLSKALEYRVKI, via the coding sequence TTGAACTACATACCTGATATCTTGAAAAAAGTTATAGAAGATATATCAAACTTACCCGGTTATGGAGAAAAATCAGCCCAAAGGCTAGCCATAAACCTTTTAAAGTTGCCAAGAGGCGAAGCTGTAGATTTGATAAAACATATAGCCCAGATGTTAGACAAAATCCACCCTTGTAAAGAGTGTGGAATTTACACAGACCAAGAAATCTGTCCTATATGCTCTAGTGAAGAGAGAGACAAAACTCACATCTGTGTAGTAGAAGAGTCTTTTGATGCCTACGCTATAGAAAAAACTGGGAAGTTTAAAGGTGTTTACCATGTCCTAGGGGGAAGACTATCCCCATTAGAAGGTATAGGACCAGAAAAGCTAAATATAAAGACCCTTATAGAGAGAATAAAAAAGTATCAAGTAAAAGAAGTAATAATAGCCACAAACCCAACAGTAGAAGGAGAAGCTACTGGAAACTATATATACAACCTTTTAAAAAAGTATCCTTTAAACATTACAAGACTGGCTTACGGTCTTCCTTTTGGGTCTGTATTAGAAAACGCAGACGACTTTACCCTATCAAAAGCTTTAGAATACAGAGTTAAGATATGA
- a CDS encoding tetratricopeptide repeat protein, with protein sequence MSKEKLPLEKDVDIELEYKIYHLWDKVKKYLKIILAFVVILLIGSLGYYLYTKKKQEENEKASVYVSKIANLLSEDKKEEARKLIDEFEKKYKDTNFYKVILSYKIMMAKDEGKEDEKLANALKEKLNTQILEGVKEYTAYLKLKQNNTNQAKEILKSIDKDKYNYISAQATLGLIYKKEGNYQEAEKIFNEIKEKKDYRYFSILARENL encoded by the coding sequence ATGAGTAAAGAAAAACTACCTTTAGAAAAAGATGTAGATATAGAACTTGAGTATAAGATTTACCACCTGTGGGATAAAGTAAAAAAGTATCTTAAAATCATATTAGCTTTTGTTGTAATCCTATTAATAGGCTCACTAGGATACTACCTATACACCAAGAAAAAACAGGAAGAAAACGAAAAGGCATCTGTGTATGTATCAAAAATAGCCAACTTACTATCAGAAGACAAAAAAGAAGAAGCAAGAAAATTGATTGATGAGTTTGAAAAAAAATATAAAGATACAAACTTTTACAAAGTTATTCTTTCATACAAGATAATGATGGCTAAAGATGAAGGTAAAGAAGATGAAAAATTAGCCAATGCCTTAAAAGAAAAATTAAACACTCAAATTTTAGAAGGAGTTAAAGAGTATACAGCATACTTAAAACTAAAACAGAATAACACTAATCAAGCCAAAGAAATCTTAAAATCTATTGATAAGGATAAGTACAACTATATATCCGCTCAAGCAACCTTAGGACTGATATACAAAAAAGAAGGTAATTACCAAGAAGCTGAAAAAATATTTAACGAGATAAAAGAAAAGAAAGATTACAGATACTTTTCAATCTTAGCAAGAGAAAATCTATAG
- the purC gene encoding phosphoribosylaminoimidazolesuccinocarboxamide synthase codes for MEKLYEGKAKIVYKAQDPDKVVIYFKDEATAFNAQKKDVIEGKGVINNKISSIFFQILEKHGIPTHFVKQLSDREMLAYKTQIIPVEVVVRNLATGSIVKRLGIPEKTPFNPPLIEFYLKNDQLGDPIICYEHILALNLANDQEIKTIKELAFKVNQILKDILIKHDIILVDFKLEFGKKEDGNIVVADEISPDTCRFWDAKTGERMDKDRFRLNLGDLAKFYEEVLRRIENEKD; via the coding sequence GTGGAAAAGTTATACGAAGGAAAAGCAAAGATAGTCTACAAAGCTCAAGACCCAGATAAAGTAGTTATATACTTTAAAGATGAAGCAACAGCTTTCAACGCTCAAAAAAAAGACGTGATAGAAGGAAAAGGAGTAATAAATAACAAAATATCCTCTATATTCTTCCAAATCTTAGAAAAACACGGTATCCCTACCCACTTTGTAAAACAACTTTCTGATAGAGAAATGCTTGCATACAAAACCCAAATAATACCAGTTGAAGTAGTGGTTAGAAACCTTGCAACAGGAAGTATAGTCAAAAGGTTAGGTATTCCTGAAAAAACACCATTTAATCCACCGTTAATTGAGTTTTATCTAAAAAATGACCAACTTGGAGACCCTATAATATGCTATGAGCATATACTAGCTTTAAATCTTGCAAACGACCAAGAAATTAAAACTATAAAAGAACTTGCCTTTAAAGTTAATCAGATACTTAAAGATATACTTATAAAACACGATATTATACTTGTAGATTTTAAACTCGAGTTTGGGAAGAAAGAAGATGGAAATATTGTAGTAGCAGACGAGATATCTCCTGATACTTGTAGATTTTGGGATGCAAAAACAGGAGAAAGAATGGATAAAGACAGATTCAGACTTAACCTTGGAGATTTAGCAAAATTCTATGAAGAAGTATTAAGGAGGATTGAAAATGAAAAAGATTAG
- the galU gene encoding UTP--glucose-1-phosphate uridylyltransferase GalU, producing MKKIRKAVIPVAGFGTRFLPATKSTPKEMMPLIDKPIIHYIVEEAVNSGIETIIFVTGRHKRAIEDYFDYYPELEQVLKKAGKEKEIEKLRQISNMAEFVYIRQKEQLGLGHAVLTAERLVGDEPFVVLLGDEIIKNDENPGIKQLIDIYYQFGKSVIGTMEVQKEDVSKYGIVAGKEVINGIKLVETLVEKPAIEEAPSTSAIIGRYVLTPNIFESLKQTTIGKGGELQLTDGLINLRKKEVIYAKDIEGIRHDTGNKIGYLEAILDYALEREDVKEEFIKMLKEKCKEVEQGQS from the coding sequence ATGAAAAAGATTAGGAAAGCAGTTATCCCAGTAGCTGGCTTTGGAACAAGATTTTTACCTGCTACAAAGTCCACACCTAAAGAGATGATGCCACTTATAGACAAGCCTATCATTCACTACATAGTTGAAGAAGCTGTAAATTCTGGAATAGAAACCATAATATTCGTGACTGGAAGACATAAAAGAGCTATTGAAGACTATTTTGACTACTATCCGGAACTCGAACAAGTTTTAAAGAAAGCAGGTAAAGAGAAAGAGATAGAAAAATTGAGACAGATAAGTAATATGGCTGAATTTGTTTATATACGTCAAAAAGAACAGCTAGGCCTAGGACATGCAGTTTTAACTGCTGAAAGACTTGTGGGAGATGAGCCTTTTGTAGTCCTTTTAGGTGATGAGATTATAAAAAACGATGAAAACCCAGGGATAAAACAGCTTATAGATATATACTATCAATTTGGAAAATCCGTTATTGGTACTATGGAAGTACAAAAGGAAGACGTTAGTAAATATGGAATTGTTGCAGGAAAAGAAGTGATTAACGGTATAAAGTTAGTAGAAACGCTTGTAGAAAAACCAGCTATTGAAGAAGCACCATCTACTTCAGCAATCATAGGTAGATACGTACTTACACCTAACATTTTTGAATCTTTAAAACAAACTACTATAGGTAAAGGTGGAGAGCTGCAGCTTACAGACGGACTTATTAATTTAAGGAAAAAAGAAGTTATATACGCAAAAGATATAGAAGGAATAAGACATGACACAGGTAATAAAATAGGCTATTTAGAAGCTATATTAGATTACGCATTAGAAAGAGAAGATGTAAAAGAAGAATTTATTAAAATGTTAAAGGAAAAGTGTAAAGAAGTTGAACAAGGTCAAAGCTAA